Proteins from a single region of Apium graveolens cultivar Ventura chromosome 7, ASM990537v1, whole genome shotgun sequence:
- the LOC141674160 gene encoding uncharacterized protein LOC141674160 has protein sequence MKLMLAYEAESIVPLKTTHGSPRVEVYELETNEEGMRLTLDLIDEVRDEANARNTVYQQRASLYYNRRVKKRFFPHGDLVIRKIEASEVGERGKLDSNWEGPYDVRKTLGRGSYKLETLNGDEVPRTWHASNLKVCYV, from the coding sequence ATGAAGCTCATGCTGGCTTACGAAGCCGAATCTATAGTACCTCTAAAAACCACCCATGGATCACCTAGGGTCGAAGTTTATGAACTAGAAACTAatgaagaaggcatgaggctcaCTCTCGATCTCATTGACGAGGTCAGAGATGAGGCCAATGCCCGCAATACGGTATATCAACAAAGAGCCTCCCTTTATTACAATAGAAGGGTTAAGAAAAGGTTCTTTCCGCATGGAGACCTAGTCATAAGGAAGATTGAGGCATCAGAAGTCGGGGAGAGAGGAAAACTAGATTCTAACTGGGAAGGGCCTTATGATGTCAGGAAGACATtaggacgaggatcctacaagttagAGACCTTGAACGGTGATGAAGTTCCCCGCACTTGGCATGCTTCAAACCTGAAAGTTTGTTATGTTTAg